GATTAAAGGACTCCAGCGAGACTCCCGGAGCTTTGTGGCACATCTACACGAGCAAAGACGGCGAGAAGATTAAAGAGTTCCTGCACAAggttattttgatttgatttctccACTGATCACTGCAGTGACGCTCGCGCTCTCTGAGTGGGTGTCCTCATAAAACCTTTTGCAAGGAGGTTTTAAAGGATTCATTTCTTATGTTTTTCTGGAGTGTGCAGATCTTTTGGGCATGTGCTGTTTTTTTAactccgtgtttgtgtgtgtttggacatTGCAGTTGGCGAAAGAGCAGGGCGTGGAGAGCCCAGTGGATCACGACCCAATCCGGGACCCCAGATGGTACTTGAACCGTAAGCTGCGTCAGCGGCTGATGGAAGAATACGCTGTTCAGGGCTGGACTGTGGTGCAGTTTCTGGGTGATTCAGTCCTGATCCCTGCTGGAGCTCTGCACCAGGTCTCATTACACTCCTTCCTCTTCCGCAGTTGCTGAAACCACTCGTATCACACGGCCAATCATGATATATACTACATTCTGGGGCATATGTTGTGTTATTGATTATTCAGACCAAAAACAAGCACATTATAGACATGGAAATCAGCAAAACTCACTGTTTTGTTAGCACTGTTGCTAAACATCGTAAAACACTTAAGCCAGACTTTGTCTGAAtatcatttaattatataaaacacCCCCAAAAAATGCTAATGCTTTTAACTTAACTTTAAAGCCagacatattaaataatagtcagaaatagAAAAACCTGATTAAATGGTTTATTGAATCAttagacaaaaaaataagaagaagaagaagaagaagtagaatAAAGGGTTTCATATGTGTAGAGTATCATATTTGGTACACTGGTTTTGATACACCAACATTTATTCAGAGGCCGACACTGAGCAAAAGATAGTATCGGTGCAGTTATTTGGACAAAAAGTACGATGAAATTCTGACAGTTTAtaatgtaaatcagtgagatctttttaacaatataacatataaaatgcatataaatataggTTGTCACTCTAAATCTCCCAGTAATATCTTAGTAAtctgatatttaaatgtttagctTTCTTAGCTAGAGATCATGATTAAgagatgaacaaaaaaaaaagttcctcagAATCCTGTATATATCAttttgattttaacatgatttttctaaAAAAGAATTAATGGATGATCacataaaattaagtttaaaacacattattttctatatactgtacattattgtttctcctctatagCCTAACTTTTGAAACGctttgttttttacaaagctcatcattctgaaaagcgatgTGTACGCAGATCGGCTGGTTgcccagtgcgttgtgattggccgaaagcCTCAAgtttgatggaaatgttacgccccttactgtactgtgatgctgtgtcccagtcagaacaccagcacaagacaaaaacaataaaacccattacaaacaagacatttgttgcatccagtggggacatagtTACAGATTATAATGACATTGCTCATAGCTTTCTAAACTGCCAATAgacagtgaagccaccggaagtgttcaaTCCGACATCTTACTAATCCccaccagcagagagcaccattgagtaacattcaaaccgctgtcctaaaataactacattttaagcaaatgggactcgtttttatgttatgtgtaataaagtaatgtttacttcagatgttatctgcagtgtttatggtcttttggggcaggataagcgatatatttaaattgtgtagGTGAATaaatttctctgaataaattcagatttcagaacgaacACTTTGTAGTTTGTTACATGTGTTGAGGTCGTGTACGTCtaatgtttatcatgttcatgatgctcactTCTGTAATGAacatagctttttaataagtaaaggaaattcccgacatttaaaaaataaccgtttacattCTTGgggtgtttgcattgtaataatgtacagagatactttatatttataaacgctgacttgttaggtgatgttttctcattaaaatcataccaattcctattaattcaatggaactgttacacacactagggattactttacttcactttaatgacgtcatgagcaatccagttctatattatagatcagtggtcttaacttttataaaaaatatcccTTTGGGCTTgattctttgcaactttacagaccaagggcttataacactccaaagagaaaggaacaattgaaattgcatcatatgacccctttaaaacacatCAATCAGGTGACTGAAagcatgtagtagattgtgtaaTACAGATTTTCAGCAAAATCACAATCACAGGCAAACTTCCTCTTTCTGAACTAGCTGAAGTTCCAGAGCACTATCATCTTTCTGATATCTGTCACATCACTGTGCACTCTGAAGATTTGTGTGTCTCTCATTTGTACAGGTGCAGAACCTGCACAGCTGCGTCCAGGTGATCAATGACTTTGTCTCTCCGGAACATGTGGTGCATTCATTCCACTTAACCCAGGAACTCAGATCCTCCAAAGAGGAAATCAACTATGAAGATAAGCTACAGGTAGAGTTCACAGTGTCAACATTTATTGGAGTATAAAGGCCTAAGCTGGGTCATGTGTCTCATCACATGATCACATGATTTGTTGCTCTGTAGGTTGTTACACAAACATGGAGTCTGTTTGTTTGAGCGCTGGATGTTTGAAGATGCAGTGCTGTTTCACGTGCTACAGGCACATGGTTTCAGAGCAGTTACTGTATGACAATAGATTGCTCATGATCCACTACTGATGATTTATTACAGTTTCCTTTATAATctttactgtaatattttgtagGTGGTTGCAagagtgcacattttatctccctCATCTTTCTGAATGAGCAGCTGGAAGTAGTGAAGCAaatagatttcaaaataaaagtcccaatGAATTTTGGCCTTAcaattaagtctttttttttcatagaaacattcattaaattgattcattttcagtacatttgattaattaattgattcaAAATAATTTGTCAGAATTATATTTAACACATTCAGACCAAAGATTTTACTTGTATTGCCACagtaatgtcatttattttttaaatatattttatttgctaaATCCAATAGCAATCGATGTCTAATTTATGTACTGATATATAAGTTCCTAATTCAGTTTCAATAAATATGTGCAACATGACttgaatatttcaatatttttcgaGTGAATCTGAGCATTCATGGACATTCATCAGTTGCCATGCCATTTCAGATGTCTCTCTCTGATTCTAACAGCCTGCTGTTTCTCTCAGGTCAAGAACATCTTTTACCACTGCGTGAAGGATGCTGTGGGGACATTGAAGAGGTGCTGcgcagaggaagaggaggagaccAACTCATGACACTCGTTGACACGTTCCCCCAAATATGCACACTAACGCTCAAGCCGCAAACCTCCAGTGCCAAGCAGAAAACCCCACcagtaaactgtatttatttgttactGACACCACAGCAGTATAGTGCATCAGGATGACTGTGATTGACACGCCACAAATCGAAAGAGAATCtagtgtttgtttgtctgtttggttTCGTTCCCCTTTTGTTCTATCATACTGTATAGTCTCAGTGGAGAAtcgtatttatttttagttctaCGCTCTGTTCTCGATCAAATGTAAATGCAACTTGTACAGTGTGCTGTTGGATTTCTGATGGCGCTCACTACTTTGGAGACTTACTGTGAGAGAGATCCGCTCTCGTGTCCTCATGCCATATCTTTTGAGAAAAAGAACTGCCAAACAATTGTAAACATTGTAAAGCTCTATTATGTAAAGAAAGACTTAATGAATAACACTTcagcattttattaaaaagtattcacTGTAAAATGgagacatttacaaaaaaaagttgtaatttatTCAAGAAAAGATTGTCTTGTTTCTTCCTTTTTATGTTCAGATTTACTATGGCGAACTTTTGAAGTTCAATGGAAAAAGCAAATTGTACTATGctgtgtaaatatatacatatatacattcactgatgtatttttttaaacatggctTGCTTCAATTTCAAATTTTAAAGCGCAAGTGTTACATGCTTTGTACATTGAAGTTCAAAGGGGTTttacattttccattaaaatgGATTTATTAAATATCTGCCTGCCTTTTGCCTTTTTGACAAGATGAAAGGTTCAGATCCATAGGACATATGTTCCATGtttggccatatatatatatatatatatatatatatatatatatatatatatttttttttttttttatcaaaatgtgctTAACCTCTGAAACTACTTTCCTTCTCGGGTGATGTCACCAAGAATAATGTTAACCAATAACCAAACACTCAGTTTTAGTGCTTGTTTAGTATAGTACACAATGTTTAGCATTTTAACAAACTAGTGTCCAATTGAGAAAATCTAATTCTAGATTTCCTGAACACGTTGTCGTTCACATTGTCATTCAACACCAGAGGAGGCTGTTGAGGGAATTTAGAAATGAAGCAATGTACACTCATTCGTAGGGCAGAGTCACTACCATTCTCTCGGTCTCTCTGATTAAGAATCTTATAGTTTAATGATTTATACAAcccttaaaattttttttttaaagatttttttatctgACAAATTTCAACTTGTTTGCATTAGTGGCCAGTTAACATGAACTATGGGAGGTTTACGTTCACATGACATGCTATATTCCATTGAAAACAAATTCAAACTTTTTTATAATTAGGAATGTAGCTCTTATAAGCTCGTTCAATAAACTGCATGATCTATCTGTACTATAGTACTGTACTTTCAATATACTGTATTAGAAATAGCGTACAAGCAGTTGAACAACTGTACAACACCTCAAAACAGATTTATGCTGCCACTTGTTAAAATCTTTAATGCTTGTCAGAACAAGAAACTCACAAAAGAATTATACATAAATCTTGTTTTCAATATCTTAATCATATATACATACAGCTACCGTAGAACAGCCATTCATGCATCAAAAAAATGTCATCATATGATTTCCATTGATTATTACATCACaaaccaaaatgtaaaaataaaacaaataataatttgatgCACCCTGATTACTGTGGTAAACCAGTAATTAAACATTGaactaaaacaaactaataataataaaaaagagcaaAATGTGAGTTTGGTTCCCTCTTCATGACACAGATATAAGCCATATGTCTTCCCAGGCTCGTCTGGCACATGTTGGTATGCTTTTGATTAGTGTGAGGACCTGGTTTATTGTTAGAGCAAGGTATGATTGTGCAATCagttacctgaaaatattaacaCCGTGATCCACACAGTTCTTGATTGATGAGTACAGGACAAACAAAGCTTCAAAACAACGAACAACATCCTCGGTTCATCCACACAGGTCCAAAGAGCCAAGCTTTTAGGACGTGTCTATTCCAATGCTCTTGGCATTGTGTCTGAAGTATGACACAGCGGAGAAGTGAGCGGTGACGAGAAAcaactaaattaaatgaatgagtGATTCTGTAGCACTTGACATGATTATTGCTTATCGTTCCCAATGCAGTAGTCTCACACTCATGTTCAAAATCCCTTATCCTATAGAAATAAACCAAAGCTGTTTTCGTTTTACAGGTTGCTACAAATCGTCCAGAGATGACTTCGTACTAACTGCAATAAGGCAAAACAAGTGCTGCAAGCTGGTTATCAGTTTATGGAAACAGAACGCAGACCTAAATTGCATTGATGAATCTTCCCTAAATCTACACTGTTGATGGACAACTTAAAACTGTAGAAGCACAACATCAACAGATACTGCACaaaaccctcacacacacacactcacacattataaaagtagttcaCAGTGTCTATGTAGGAAATAGGTTTCGATTCAAAGTGGGATTTTGCAAGAGGCAAATTCACCTGCTGATAACATAATGTTCAACAGAATCTCAGATGTCCCTTTTCACACGTACttcataacaacaacaaaaaaaaaacaggtaacaAATGTTCAAAAAGGCACACGTACTTCAAAAAGCgttgttttctttctttgtatATCCAATCGCTACAGGGCGCCACTAAGAAGTTGAGTAGGGCGCTCAGGTGAACCGTCATTTCCGCCGCTGGGCTGCTTCACTGTGAATGTGCTTCCTCTGTGTGTGTTCGCTAGCACACGATGGCGATCAAAGTCTCCCTTTGGTGTGTGTTTTGAGTGTGCGTGGTCACAGCTTCTCCCCGTCCAAAAGCTCCTGCAGTTCCTGCTGGATGTCCTCAGGAAGCTCCAGGCCGGGCAGGTCTTCCAGAGGGATCTCCTGAGTGGGCATCTCCAGCGGAGGGAGCTGTGGGATGGGAATGTCCTTGGCCTTGCGCTCCTCGGCCGTCTGCGGAAGCACCCACAGCTCCGACCGCTCCACGAAGTCGGCATCAGCATAGAGTTCCTTCTTCAGCCGTGCATTCTCCGTCCGTAGCTGCTCGTTCTCCCGTTTCAGCTGCTCATTTTCGGACACCAGTCGGTCCACTAGGTTGCGTAGGTCGATGATGGTGGTCTGCTGCTCTTCCAGACGGGTTTTGTCATCTTTCTGGGCTTTACTGCCTGCGCAGGGCTCTGGAACAGTGCCTTTGTTTTTCAGGAGGTACAACCAGGTGTCGTACTCGCGTTCAGAGGGTTGGGAGGCGTCCATGTCGGTTCCGCCCGGCTGTAGGTGGCGGCGTGGCGTTTGGTCGGTGGCTTGGACCTGCTGGAGTGTTCTGGGCTTGTCCTCTCGCTTCGCTCGCTTCCATTGCTCCTCGATCAGCCTCTGCTGCTTGATGTGACTGTCCCTCTGAAGCTCCAGTGACAGGCGAGCCTACGCAGGAAAGAAACATCTCTGAGTCAACTTTATCcacagtaaataataatataaagaaaatgcAGGACAATGAGGACCGTATAGGCATACCTGTTCACACTCGGTGAGCTTCATGGCCTCCTTGAGAAGTTCTGTGGAGACATTACGTTATGTTAAGTTATGAAAGCACACACATTTCTGCTAATTTAAATGACATCCATTAAATGACATTTAGAGAtcaaatacaaaacagaaaaccatttaaaatatagTGCATGTATTTAACtagaatatttacataaataacaAATAGGATATTGTTTtcttattattcaaataaatatgaattaattatcTGTCCAGGCAataacacattttgtttacaCCTGACAATCATGTGTCCGACCACATTCTCAAGCTCAATGGATCACAGAACTAAATAAATCACCCTCCGAATGCACACGTTTATCACTGAAAGTCAATTTACATGACACCTCACAGATGTCCCCGTGAGAAACCATTAGTGTCTAAACAGAGCTTAAAACTGAAACCAACCTGCAGCTTTTCTGTGGCAGGAGATGGCATCTTCAAATTTCCCAGCAGCCAGCAAGCGCTCTGCTTTCCTGCACTGTTGATGGGCCTGAAAGAGATGACATTATTTCATTATGAGTTTGTTAACACAGAGCAGAGACTCAATGACACACAGTCAGCGTTCAGTGTTTACAGAGGGATCTGAGACCACACTGAACATCTGACAGCC
This portion of the Carassius gibelio isolate Cgi1373 ecotype wild population from Czech Republic chromosome A12, carGib1.2-hapl.c, whole genome shotgun sequence genome encodes:
- the nrbf2b gene encoding nuclear receptor-binding factor 2b — its product is MEVLDSPLNLAHQQCRKAERLLAAGKFEDAISCHRKAAELLKEAMKLTECEQARLSLELQRDSHIKQQRLIEEQWKRAKREDKPRTLQQVQATDQTPRRHLQPGGTDMDASQPSEREYDTWLYLLKNKGTVPEPCAGSKAQKDDKTRLEEQQTTIIDLRNLVDRLVSENEQLKRENEQLRTENARLKKELYADADFVERSELWVLPQTAEERKAKDIPIPQLPPLEMPTQEIPLEDLPGLELPEDIQQELQELLDGEKL